GCTGCCCGGTGGTCTTCGCCCCCGCCATGCACACCGAGATGTGGGAGCACCCGGCCACCCAGGAGAACGTCGCCACCCTGCGCCGACGCGGCGCCGTCGTCATCGAGCCCGCCGTCGGCCGCCTCACCGGCGTGGACACCGGCAAGGGCCGCCTCCCCGAACCGGCCGAGATCTTCGAGGTCTGCCGCCGGGTCCTCGCCCGCGGTGTCACCGAGCCCGACCTCACCGGCCGCCATGTCGTCGTCAGCGCGGGCGGCACCCGCGAGCCCCTCGACCCCGTCCGGTACCTGGGCAACCGCTCCTCCGGTAAGCAGGGGTACGCCCTCGCCCGCACCGCCGCCGCGCGCGGCGCCCGGGTCACCCTCGTCGCGGCCAACACGGGCATGCCCGACCCGGCCGGCGTCGACGTCGTCCAGGTCGGCACGGCCGTGCAGCTGCGGGAGGCGGTCCTGAAGGCCGCCGCCGACGCCGACGCGGTGGTCATGGCCGCGGCCGTGGCCGACTTCCGACCCGCCGCGTACGCCGAAGGGAAGATCAAGAAGCGGGAGGGCGAGGAGCCCGCGCCCGTCGCCCTGGTCCGCAACCCGGACGTCCTCGCCGAGCTCTCCGCCGACCGGGCCCGCCCCGGCCAGGTGGTCGTCGGCTTCGCCGCAGAGACCGACGACGTCCTCGCCAACGGCCGTGAGAAGCTCCGCCGCAAGGGCTGTGACCTGCTCGTCGTCAACGAGGTGGGGGAGCGCAAGACCTTCGGTTCCGAGGAGAACGAGGCCGTCGTCCTCGGCTCCGACGGCACGGAGACCCCCGTCCCGTACGGCCCCAAGGAAGCCCTCGCCGACACCGTGTGGGACCTGGTGGTGCCGCGCCTGCCCTGAGGCGAATCCCGTGATTCCCCTCACACCCGGCCCACCCGCCCAAGTGGGGCAACTCCCCCCGCACGGAAAGGTGATCTTGCCGTCGCGGGTGGGGCCGATGTGGCCAATCAGGCTCCCGATGTGCGAGACGCCTGGTCCCATGTCCGAGACTGCCCGATAAACTGTTCCCGGAACGACGCGGGGCGCAGCCCCCTGCCGGTCCACAAATGATCAGCCAGCAGCCGCTGCAAACCCAGGGAGCGTTGTGTCCCGTCGTCTCTTCACCTCGGAGTCCGTGACCGAAGGTCACCCCGACAAGATCGCTGACCAGATCAGCGACACGATTCTCGACGCGCTGCTGCGGGAGGACCCCACCTCCCGCGTCGCCGTGGAGACGCTGATCACCACCGGCCTGGTGCACGTGGCCGGCGAGGTGACCACCAAGGCGTACGCCGACATCCCGACGCTGGTGCGCGAGAAGATCCTCGAGATCGGCTACGACTCCTCGAAGAAGGGCTTCGACGGCGCGTCCTGCGGCGTCTCCGTCTCCATCGGCGCGCAGTCCCCGGACATCGCCCAGGGTGTGGACGCCGCCTACGAGCAGCGCGTCGAGGGCGACGAGGACGAGCTGGACCAGCAGGGCGCCGGTGACCAGGGCCTGATGTTCGGCTACGCCTCCGACGAGACGCCCGAGCTGATGCCGCTCCCGATCCACCTCGCGCACCGGCTGTCCAAGCGCCTGACCGAGGTCCGCAAGAACGGCACGATCCCCTACCTGCGCCCCGACGGCAAGACGCAGGTCACCATCGAGTACGACGGCGACAAGGCCGTCCGCCTCGACACGGTGGTCGTCTCCTCGCAGCACGCCTCCGACATCGACCTGGACTCGCTGCTGGCCCCGGACATCCGCGAGTTCGTCGTGGAGCACGTCCTCAAGCAGCTCCTCGAGGACGGCATCAAGCTGGAGACCGAGGGCTACCGCCTCCTGGTCAACCCCACCGGCCGCTTCGAGATCGGCGGCCCCATGGGCGACGCGGGCCTCACCGGTCGCAAGATCATCATCGACACGTACGGCGGCATGGCCCGCCACGGCGGCGGCGCCTTCTCCGGCAAGGACCCGTCCAAGGTGGACCGCTCGGCCGCCTACGCCATGCGCTGGGTCGCCAAGAACGTCGTCGCCGCGGGCCTCGCCTCCCGCTGCGAGGTCCAGGTCGCGTACGCCATCGGCAAGGCCGAGCCGGTCGGCCTCTTCGTCGAGACCTTCGGCACCGCCAAGGTCGAGACCGAGAAGATCGAGAACGCCATCGCCGAGGTCTTCGACCTCCGCCCGGCCGCGATCATCCGTGACCTCGACCTGCTGCGCCCGATCTACTC
This genomic window from Streptomyces thermolilacinus SPC6 contains:
- the metK gene encoding methionine adenosyltransferase, with translation MSRRLFTSESVTEGHPDKIADQISDTILDALLREDPTSRVAVETLITTGLVHVAGEVTTKAYADIPTLVREKILEIGYDSSKKGFDGASCGVSVSIGAQSPDIAQGVDAAYEQRVEGDEDELDQQGAGDQGLMFGYASDETPELMPLPIHLAHRLSKRLTEVRKNGTIPYLRPDGKTQVTIEYDGDKAVRLDTVVVSSQHASDIDLDSLLAPDIREFVVEHVLKQLLEDGIKLETEGYRLLVNPTGRFEIGGPMGDAGLTGRKIIIDTYGGMARHGGGAFSGKDPSKVDRSAAYAMRWVAKNVVAAGLASRCEVQVAYAIGKAEPVGLFVETFGTAKVETEKIENAIAEVFDLRPAAIIRDLDLLRPIYSQTAAYGHFGRELPDFTWERTDRVDALRKAAGL
- the coaBC gene encoding bifunctional phosphopantothenoylcysteine decarboxylase/phosphopantothenate--cysteine ligase CoaBC, translated to MPEPKPKVVLGVSGGIAAYKACELLRRLTESGHDVRVVPTASALHFVGAATWSALSGNPVSDQVWEDVHEVPHVRIGQTADLVVVAPCTADMLAKAAHGLADDLLTNTLLTARCPVVFAPAMHTEMWEHPATQENVATLRRRGAVVIEPAVGRLTGVDTGKGRLPEPAEIFEVCRRVLARGVTEPDLTGRHVVVSAGGTREPLDPVRYLGNRSSGKQGYALARTAAARGARVTLVAANTGMPDPAGVDVVQVGTAVQLREAVLKAAADADAVVMAAAVADFRPAAYAEGKIKKREGEEPAPVALVRNPDVLAELSADRARPGQVVVGFAAETDDVLANGREKLRRKGCDLLVVNEVGERKTFGSEENEAVVLGSDGTETPVPYGPKEALADTVWDLVVPRLP